The following DNA comes from Lates calcarifer isolate ASB-BC8 linkage group LG2, TLL_Latcal_v3, whole genome shotgun sequence.
CTGTTTGGTTGTCAGGCATATTCAGCTCAACTGGTCTGGCTGCACTATATAAACTGGTAGCAGccagtgtgtctctctctcccctctggcTTCCACCCTGAATGGTTTTGGTTGTATTTTGTTAGTCCTAAAGTTAGTTTCCTTTATAATTATGTTAAATAAGCTTGTGTTTTAGTTATAAGTTATGTGTGGTCTTCCCTCCTTTTCCCAGCCTTAAGCCAGGTTGTGACACCAGTGACTACAAAATGCATCTGTGCAGTCCTACAACTTTAGTTTTATTGAGTCCCTCATTTTACTTTCTTGCCAGCAGATGGTGCTGTGTGATAAATTTAGACCTCATTTGTCCGTGTCTGAAAAATACAATGTCAGGGTTGTTGATGGGTCTGGGTAAATATACAGTGACATGAAGGAAGTCACTGTTTCAGCTGCCGATGTCAAAGTGCTAAAATCAACAGAAACGCCAGGAACTGACCTGGTATGTGCAATATGTCAAATCTATCCCCAGCTGTCAACTGTTTTCATCAGGTTTCTGATTTCATTTATaaggattttcatttttaaaagcagtaaCTGGAAAGCTGCACAGCTTTGACTTGAATTCAGTCATGCAATGATAGTTTGATACACGTAACATGAGTCTTTTTAATTGATAGTTCAccagaaaatagtaaaaatgaGTTACGTTAGATGGTCTTTGCTGCGGTTTTGTGAGAGTTCAAACATTATGAGTCTGTCTTTTGACTCTTTTTGATGAAAGATTCTTTTCATGAGGCTGTAGGAGATTctgagaaacacactgactgtgacGCTGGCACAGTTTTCACTTTGAATGAAAGCTAATGATGTCAGAGGGAAATAATGAGATCCAGTAAAACAACAGGATCAGACTTTCTACTGTGTACTTGGGGATAAATTTGGTTTAATCCATCCAGCATGTCTCTCAGGTCGCTGCCTGTCTGGATTACCAGCTGGGCCTCCAGagcaaagtgaaaaacaaaactgtcacaGCCAAGGTGCATGAACTAGAAACTGGCGGGAGGGACCCACATACTCAGCCTGTGACACCCTGGAAAACAGCTTTTTTCTGCACATAATTAGTCAAAATCCTGAGTATACctgtttttaatctttgtgCAAGTGACAACAGGAAACAGGTCAAAGCTCCATGACAAATTAACAACACTGATGCTAACAGGCTGATGTTGagcagacatttttatcatgctaaccatcttagtttagcatgttagcatactaacatttgctaattagcccTAATTACAAATCACAACTGAGGCTGATGCACTGTAAAGTCTAATAGCTGTCCTGACTTATATGAATTATACACTGAATATGCATTTTTAGTACACAATACAATTCTTATTCCACTTATATATTTAAGGCAATGCTTGCATGCTTTAAGTAAGATTAACATGTTTTAAATTTACAGTGTGAACAAAGTTTTGTAGGGTTCTTAATTATTCCTGTTCAAAAGTGACATTGTATGAAATCATCCAGCTGTTGTGGACAGTGTGGACAAAGCATTTCCATGTCTTCCAGTCTTGTTCATTTTTGAGTCATAAAGCTGTGGGTTAAAGGCTTTTACATAACAACTTTTACAACATTTGTACTCTGCAGGTAAAtccaaatgaaaatataattccactaaaaaaaataaataaattctgctGATGTACACAGGTACATAATAACTCTTGACCTGAGAACAAAGCATCTAAAAAATTTCCTTTCAGGCATTGAAGCTGAGGAGGTCTCTCCACTACAGAGCAGCAGGTGATCAGCAAGTGACAGGACCGTCCAGGTAACATTCCTGCAAGATTACGTACGACCCTGACATGCAACATGCTGAGGGTGTGACTGATCCACTACATGATAACTCTGCTTCAGGGTGACTGGTTGCACGAAGGAGCAATAAATCAGAACTGCTAGTTACTACAAATGTAACTTACGTGCTACTCATATTTTCAGCAACGTGATCACAGCTGAGATTTTCtcctcagaaacagaaaacatgcttCATTCGCTCCAGCACAAATATGTTTCTCTGcttgaactgaattgaacagTTACAAGTGTCACTGTAAAAATTCAGCAAAGAAATCAACAATACAAAACATCCAGTAGCATAAAATCTCAGCGCAGTGCAAACGTAACATATATTAAACAAGCAAACACTtcataatacaaaaaaaaggatGAGTTTTAAATCTAGGTTTGACTTTAAGAAAggctgtgctgtgctgtctTTTCCTCAAAATATCATGATgattatttattacatttcctTTACACTGTGAAAAGTTTTCTCACCCACTCTACCAGCTCAAACATGCAGTTCATCACAAAGTTTGGAGAGAAACTGGTGACAGGTGACATAAAACACGAGGACTTGAGCCGAGCAGCTCAGGCTTTAATAAACTGATGCCTTCATCAACTTCTCTTCTAACAAGGCAAAATTAAGTCGGATTAAAGCGTTTATTAAGCCACATGACCCTGTCGGATAATCCCTTGAAAGTGACCCAAACATTCTTTTCCAGGCCAAGTGAAACCAATCTTATTCATAGTCAGactgatagacacacacacacacaccactcccTCTCAAAACCCTGAACTAAACCGGTCCTACAGTTTGACagcacacttttttttcttcctcaggtgTGTTGTCGTGAGCTCCAGACACATTTGCTCGATCTGATATAATATGATAAACATGTTTCTCACGCAAAGAAAGCCCCAGGGTCTATAAGAGCCACTAGGAACAAGGTCCAGGGTACAGACGGACCTGGCAGACACACAACATGGGTGAGTGTCCACTGATTTACTGCTTTCCTTTCCCACAAATCTGTCGGTAAATCTCACTCAGCTCTGTCTGGACAAAGTCTGGACAGATATTACTTAGCTTTTTAAGCTACATAAGTTCACATTGCTGGTAAAcgaataacaaaaatatagattaCGTAGatctcagtaaaaaaaaaaaaaactcttgtgttttgttttgtttttaaatctgtgctAAACCTTCAGGGTTAGATCAATGCACAATATTTCAATGATCTAACATCAGGAGCTAAAAACCTTTGTTTCATCATTAGTTCACAGTATTTAataatttgtgacatttttggaccaatTAACTTAATTTTTACTATCATACACCACTCACAAATCTCATACTTAATTATATAAAATCAACTATTCCTTACTGTTTAGAACACTAAACTGTAAGGAAtaaatttagcatttataagctgCAAAATAATGCCTGTGTAAACaagtaaaacacagttttgcagtcaaaaatataaaaaattgtTGTATTAATATAGAATATATCTTAACAGGAGAAGTAATAATTGGTGACAAATACTGTAGATTAATGAAATTACCTAATATCTGCTTATAAACAAATTACATTATtgtgctttaaaatgtttaGATTAATGTTTGAGTCAAAGTACAAAGCAAACCAAAGTCAGGACAgattttactgaataaaaacacaatatggTACTTTGTAGTACAGCTTTTTTGACAACAACTGAGCAGTTGGTGGTAAATCTCTATTGTTagtgtttataaacattcatatatttGGTAACCCTTTACTTTTCctccagcaccatcatcagATCAAAATTGTTATGTGTCCAAAACCAAATACTGAAACACTAGTAACATTCCCTGTCAAGTGATGAGTCTAAGTAGAgactcacagagctgctggaatgGGTATGGATTCTTAGTCTTGTTTAACCTTTGATAAAGCTGTTAACCTTAACTTCTACACCCTTTATAATATACAGTACCAGttaaaagtttggacacaccttctcattctaTGGGTTTTCATGAAAATTATTGTGGGCACTTGACTTCCTCTTGGGAACAAAAAGCAGGACTCCATAATATAAATTAATCAAGAGACAGGGTGGCCTGAGACCCCTGGAAATCAATGTGCTGTCCtatgccctgtgtgtgtgtgtgtgtgtgtgtgtgtcagcccaGAAGACAGTTCTGATCGTGTACGCCCACCAGAGCCCCGGCTCGTTCAATGGGGCGGTTCGGGACGTGGCGGTTCAGGAGCTGACGGAGCAGGGATACAGAGTCATTGTGTCCGATCTGTACGCCATGGACTTCAGAGCCAGCGCCATACAGGACGACATCATCGGTGATAAACCCCCATCTCCCAGCCTGTTCAATAAGAAATACCTAATTCAAGTTCTGATCAAACTTTAAGTTAGGATTTGGGTCACATTTGTGGGGTCAGAATCAGTTTGAGGGAAACATCCTGATTTAAATTTGCTCTCACTGAGTTCTGTGGCTTCTTTGGCAAATTACATGAATGTAAGTGGGTACCTCAGACTAACAACCATCAAAAGGTCAGCCTTACATCTGGATATTGGGGTCATATCATTATATTTCACTCAGTTAGAGGATAAAGCTGGTGTTATTCTATACTTTTCTTACTGCATACAAGtctcatgaaaagaccaaaagacGTCAAGATGTACAAGCTATACAGTAGATTATCACTGGATGTATTTTTTGAATTCTGACAGAGTTTATCATGTCCAGGTGATCTGAAGAACTCAGAGCTTTTCCAGTATGGAGAGGAGACCATGTACGCATGGATGGATGGCCGCCTCAGTGAGGacatcacagcagagcagcGCAAAATAGAGGAGGCCGAGCTCATCATCTTCCAGGTCAgagatcatttcatttcaccGGCCAGTCCAGTTTATGTGTTGACATAATGTGAACATTCATCCTTGACGTGTAATCATTTTTTaccatcatcatttatttatttattttatcttttttgacATAATTGATCCAGACTGCTGTTTTTACTCTGGTTACTCTGCAGACAATCTAGGGGAAGTATATACTCTacagctgtattttttattcatgaatAGTCAATGCAATAGTGTTTAAGGTGTGATCAGTCATCTttgcaacagagaaaacaagaattGAAGGCTGAGAAGGCTGTAAATATCTGCAGTGAAAGGACTCAACTTCAGGTTTTTGAGAATGAATaaagctgaaaatattttttctgcagtttccTTTGTATTGGTTCAGCGTGCCAGCTATCATGAAGGGCTGGATGGACAGAGTGCTGACACAAGGCTTTGCTTTCTCCCTGGAAAAGATGTACAATAACGGTATTTTCAAGGTCTGTATCAGGTAGACAACCTGTATTTAACCAACGTAGTTAAATGTCTCAGCATATTTAAATGTACACAGTCGCCCCCTCCtggtttaattctgttttacattaaattagAGAAGATAACAGTTTGTCTTCGAGAGTGTCTCTTCAATTTGATGGTGAttaggtttgttgttgtttctgttattCCTCTCCAACCTCttatttcttattgtatttgttaatgtggctgttgttattattattggcattgattttattataattatttccATATAATGATCTGTAGTGGGGGGTCTGTTTCTAAAAcaattcacaaaataaataacatctaTTTATTAgactgtattattttattttaatttgaccatattcaagatgaaaaacatgcagtgattctgtgttttaaaggaaGGAATGATAGATTTATGATTCATTGTGATTTACTATGACAAAAACTTATGCTTTATTCCGCAGGAGCTCTGGAAATTTAGAATAAAAAAGTGTCAGAACATCTAAAACCACTGTAGCTTCATCCACTTTCCTGTATTCTCTAATATTTAGAGCTTTGCAAATGTATACTCCCAAACATTAATATTAGCAATAATGGATTTAATACAATCAATTCAAGTAGTATGTTTCAGTGATTCATCTCATCATTCTGAataattactgtatttattgtttctgttaCATGAAGGATAAGAAAGCAATGTTGTCCTTCACGACTGGAGCAACACAGACTATGTTCCGGCCTGATGGTATCAACGGAGACATCAACATCACTCTGTGGCCTCTACAGGTATTTATCAAACTTTGAAAATAAAGATTTTGTACTTGATTGAAAGATGAAGTAAAAATCCTTCACTTTCACCCCTACTCACAAACTTAAGAACAAGAACTCTTTATCAAACATCTTTTGACTTGAAAATGCTGTTAAAtgtcagagagctgcagaggcCTGTTATGTTTCTGGGTGTAAATATTTGGAATTGATGCAGTATTGAGCAGGAATGGTGTACCCCGCAAccccaaacagctgctgcagtgtaaacaaTGTCAAAGTCAATGTTCAATGTCAATGTCAGTGCAATTGTCaatgtcaaagtacatccaaGTGGTTGTCTCCACACTGACAGagtcagattgttattataggtctctgacaacattatggataggattcctacagagatagactgTTTTATTAAAGACGATTGTTTAACCAGAATCATTGCTATATATCAGCACCAGAgtacaatgacaaaaacagaaattttaccaagcagaacacaggagctgctggaataccactgcctcggtctgttagtttgtttgtgttactgcgtgattttcagtggtggaagaactGTTTTTatagaagtaaaaaaaaaaaaaaaaaaaaaccacaataacgcacattaacacaaaaacacaggaaaataagCCCCGGATTCAAAAATACAGGACCTATCCTTAATGTTCATTAAGAAAAGCACTTCTATGACTATTCTTGGTCCCTGCTGGTCTCTGTTGCATGTCATACATCTCTCCTCGTTTCCTGTCTGCATCTACAATGTAAACTATCTcactaaactaaactaactaaATCCAAAACACCATGTGAATAATCTAAAGGACCCTGAAATATTGTGCTGGTGGACAGTTGCTTACCTCTCTTGTTTCTTTCAGAATGGCACTCTGCACTTCTGTGGATTTCAGGTTCTTGCTCCTCAAATATTCTGGAGTCCAGCTCACTGTCCTCACATGGTGAGAACCGCTATGCTAGACGGGTGGCGAGCCAGACTAAAAGGACTGCTGGCAGAAAAGCCTTTGACTTTTGCCCCCTGTGAGCTGTTTGACCTCAGCTTTCAGGGGGGCTTCTTGCTCTGGCCCAAAGTGAGAGAGGAGCAAGAGTCACATCCCTACGGCATCACCACAGGACACCACCTAGGAAAGCTGCTGCCCCCTGACAACCAGACCAAAGCTCAGCccacagatgaaaaataaaccaaactcCAAGAACTAGGACCTTCTCTTTACCCATGAAAGTGTCTTTAAACCATCTGTGTATgttacaaaatcattttaatacCGAAGTATGTGATTTTATAAAtgctttatgtttgtttaagtagaataaaataatctaaataacAATCacttcaatttatttttatttaagtgatatatgtgttttaatttgcatACACTGTCAAACTGAGGCCCAGTGGTAGCCATTTTTGGCCTCATTGCAGTTATGTGGTTTGGTATGGTACATGGCTCTGGTACATCTGTGTCTCtttatggttgttttgtgtctctgtggtggtttttCATCTGTTTGGGGCggttttgtgtgtctctgtggtcattttgtgccTATTTGTGGTCATGTTGTGTCCTCTAAATAAACTGTACAACTTCCAAACATACAGAACATCACCTCATACAGAGACTCCGGCACAGGGCCCTGCCGACCCTTCGGGCCCCTGGGCCTCATCTGTCCATGAGCATACCGCCCTAGACTGAAGAACTATGTGGTACTACACAGTTATGGTTATGTTTATGTTCTCCACAGAGGAGGGAACAGTAGGTCGGCCCAAACATGACTGACCATGGGTGAAACGTGTCAAGAAATTGACATGAATTCCGATCCAGCGTAAAAACTGACAATGAAACAATAACACCTCGATTTTAGATGTAATCTACTAAGAAGGctctgaattttaataaataaatagtaaaaaaaatgagagTCGCACGTACCCCACTCCTCGATCCCCCCTTCTCTGTGCGGCGGAATGGTACGATCCTGAAGTGACGTCACTCCTGGCTGATCGTGAAAAGGaggttgttgtttgttgatcTGCTGCGGAGTTCACTACCGTTGCAtcgtttatttatttattttagactTAACGTTTAAAAGACACCTAAaggaacaaagacagaaagaaagttCAACATAAATTAACGTTAAATCGTGTTTATAATCCGCTGCATCAAGCGAAAAGAGCCCGGAAACGGCAAACATGAAATGGATGTTCAAAGAGGATCACTCCTTGGGtaagggaggagggaggtgttATTTTGATCAAACAGCGATTAAAAAATGTCCACGCAGATTATTTTTATGAGGAGAAACCCATTATTTAGGCCTGTAGGAAAATAATTTGGGGTTTATTGTTTGCAACAAGCCGGTTTAAAAGGCGTCGGGCCTGTCCTTCAGGCTTTTGTTTAGAAAGGAGACTTTGGTTTGTAGCTAGCTGTATCGACAGctaatatacatttaaaaaatacctgTAAATATCCGTGTCAGCTCATTTAGAAGCAAATTAACTTGCCTCCATTCTAAAAATAATGTGTTGGGTTTGTGTAGGTGAATAAACAATCGTGTCTTTGTTCTTGAAACCACCGAGCAGCGACCTGTTTTCAGGCTGATGGTGGATATTGACACATTAAGCTGCTAAGCCTCCATTCTGCACTGACTAACTCAGAAGGATAATGAAAGCTGAGTGTGTCCGTTTCTTGCAGCTaaacaacatattttcctgtttctccacCTGACTTCAATCAGAGGCCTCAGAGGCTTCAGCGGGACGAAGTAGAAAGTTGTTTTGGAGGAACAGTCGCAGGCCTGCAGGCTGACTTAGCAGCGTCTCATTCAAGCTGAAATGACTAGTCATTAATCGGTTTGTCAGTTGTCTGTTAGTGTCAGTAATTTTATCAGCAAAGATAGAGGTGTTTACTTGTTCCAACTGCGAAAAAATCAGTTTTGAATATATGTCAAACTCAACatcagaaaagaaagagaaagaaaatttaGACCCATTTTATATGCCTATTGATGCACATATTATTAATTTAAGAAAACTAGAGACAGTATAATATACAGTTTGTCCAAACCTATGTAGACAACAGTGTTATACTTTAAAATAGATAAA
Coding sequences within:
- the nqo1 gene encoding NAD(P)H dehydrogenase [quinone] 1 is translated as MAQKTVLIVYAHQSPGSFNGAVRDVAVQELTEQGYRVIVSDLYAMDFRASAIQDDIIGDLKNSELFQYGEETMYAWMDGRLSEDITAEQRKIEEAELIIFQFPLYWFSVPAIMKGWMDRVLTQGFAFSLEKMYNNGIFKDKKAMLSFTTGATQTMFRPDGINGDINITLWPLQNGTLHFCGFQVLAPQIFWSPAHCPHMVRTAMLDGWRARLKGLLAEKPLTFAPCELFDLSFQGGFLLWPKVREEQESHPYGITTGHHLGKLLPPDNQTKAQPTDEK